From Lolium perenne isolate Kyuss_39 chromosome 5, Kyuss_2.0, whole genome shotgun sequence, a single genomic window includes:
- the LOC127303639 gene encoding eukaryotic translation initiation factor-like, which translates to MMVPCILNKLTLKKFDLLKGQLLDTRITTADILKDVTSLIFRKAVSEPTFCSMYAQLCYEVHDYLPSLPAEEPGGRNIIFRRLLLNNCQEVFEDRDSLRVEIARLTRPDQVMERGDDGMILKLTTFGNIRLIGELMKARMVPEKIVHHIIKELLGSDKKACPDEQHIEALYQFFNTVGKHLDENPGSCRMNDTYFIQIMDRVANPELTPRSKFMLLDLIALCSNNWVP; encoded by the exons TATATTGAACAAACTGACTTTAAAGAAATTTGATCTACTCAAGGGGCAACTGCTGGATACTCGAATTACTACAGCTGATATCTTGAAG GATGTTACGTCTCTCATTTTTAGGAAGGCTGTTTCTGAGCCCACCTTCTGTTCCATGTATGCTCAACTTTGTTATGAAGTCCATGACTACCTCCCGTCACTCCCTGCTGAAGAACCAGGAGGAAGAAATATTATATTCAGACGTCTGCTGTTGAACAATTGTCAGGAAGTTTTTGAAGATCGTGATAGCCTAAGGGTTGAGATTGCAAGACTGACTCGCCCTGACCAAGTGATGGAAAGAGGGGATGACGGCATGATTTTGAAACTTACAACATTTGGAAATATTCGTCTAATTGGTGAGCTAATGAAGGCAAGGATGGTTCCTGAGAAGATAGTTCATCACATTATCAAG GAATTACTGGGGTCTGATAAAAAGGCTTGCCCTGACGAGCAACACATCGAAGCCCTCTATCAGTTCTTCAATACGGTTGGTAAACATCTTGATGAGAACCCAGGGTCTTGCCGAATGAATGATACCTACTTCATCCAGATTATGGATCGAGTAGCAAACCCTGAGTTGACTCCACGCTCAAAGTTTATGCTTCTTGATTTGATTGCTCTCTGTTCTAACAACTGGGTGCCTTGA